A genomic segment from Bryobacteraceae bacterium encodes:
- a CDS encoding alpha/beta hydrolase, whose product MLRTTPILVLAMLAAASACAETVMPLWEGGLPPGEKDTPNREATKRDADGERRTRDVTRPSITVHLPEASKANGAAVVICPGGGYRHLAIDKEGHDLARWFNTFGVAGIVLSYRVVPSDTPPDGARALRGPIAAKALADAERAIRVVKAHADAWRIDPDRVGIIGFSAGAHVVVNTGLHFDSGETGASDPVERLSSRPAFLGVIYGPVPEGADFPKDTPPAFIAHAADDRTVPAANSTRLFEAIRKAGAPAELHIYERGGHGFGVRAKNIPTDTWTERLRDWMALRGILK is encoded by the coding sequence GTGCTGCGTACCACTCCGATCCTAGTGCTGGCCATGTTGGCCGCCGCGTCCGCCTGCGCCGAGACGGTGATGCCGCTCTGGGAAGGCGGTCTCCCGCCCGGCGAGAAGGACACACCGAATCGCGAAGCCACCAAACGCGACGCCGATGGCGAGCGCCGCACGCGCGACGTGACGCGGCCGTCGATCACCGTCCATCTTCCGGAAGCCAGTAAGGCCAACGGCGCGGCTGTCGTCATTTGTCCCGGCGGCGGCTATCGCCACCTCGCGATCGACAAAGAAGGCCACGACCTGGCGCGTTGGTTCAACACCTTCGGCGTCGCCGGCATCGTTCTCAGCTACCGCGTCGTTCCTTCGGATACGCCACCCGACGGAGCCCGCGCCCTTCGCGGACCCATCGCCGCAAAAGCGCTCGCCGATGCGGAACGCGCCATCCGCGTCGTGAAGGCTCACGCCGACGCCTGGCGCATCGATCCGGATCGCGTGGGCATCATCGGCTTCTCCGCCGGCGCTCATGTGGTGGTGAACACTGGGCTCCATTTCGATTCGGGCGAGACCGGCGCGTCCGATCCGGTAGAGAGATTGAGCAGCCGTCCGGCATTCCTCGGAGTCATCTACGGGCCCGTTCCGGAGGGCGCGGATTTTCCGAAAGACACTCCGCCGGCTTTTATCGCGCACGCCGCCGACGACCGCACCGTCCCGGCCGCCAACAGCACGCGGCTCTTCGAAGCGATCCGCAAGGCCGGCGCCCCGGCCGAGTTGCACATCTACGAGCGAGGCGGCCACGGGTTCGGAGTGCGAGCGAAGAACATCCCCACCGATACCTGGACCGAGCGCCTCCGCGATTGGATGGCGCTCCGCGGGATCCTGAAGTAA